The proteins below are encoded in one region of Nitrospira sp.:
- the cobQ gene encoding cobyric acid synthase — MSLNSFVTHEGGEIGRAQAVQALACGLLPSVHMNPILLKPESDTRAQVIVQGIPRYTREASDFRTFQVELWDAITDSYRRMSESSDLVIIEGAGSAAEVNLRDRDLVNWRMVEHADAKVILVADIERGGVFAQIVGTLELLTPNERARVLGVVINKFRGDPALFHDGISFLRDRTGVPILGVVPYLFECRFEPEDGLPAAAGRPVAFTRDSVNIGVLLLPWMSNVTDFLPLEAEPDVALRYIRTPRELVGADVVILPGTKNTLSDLAYLRERRFPAPLVAHVDGGGELVGVCGGYQMLGNSLSDPEALEHGGHSAGLGFLDADTVWQSPKICRQVAGEIIGLETLGGYAISGYQIHMGRTTTGAGACVRIMSQVANSGEVDGACVTLFSEGAVGHGSRVWGTTVHGLFDAPLFRRAWLNRIRLRKGLQLLEADTSVAVSSVLERTVHRWAEHLERYVDLTAIERALCLEVIP; from the coding sequence ATGTCGCTGAACTCGTTTGTGACGCACGAGGGTGGCGAAATCGGACGCGCCCAGGCCGTCCAAGCCCTGGCCTGCGGCCTCCTCCCCTCTGTGCACATGAATCCTATCCTTCTCAAGCCGGAGTCGGACACGCGCGCTCAGGTCATTGTGCAGGGGATCCCGCGGTACACCCGCGAGGCCTCGGACTTTCGGACCTTCCAGGTCGAATTGTGGGACGCCATTACCGACTCCTACCGGCGCATGTCGGAATCGAGCGACCTGGTGATCATCGAGGGAGCGGGGAGTGCCGCGGAAGTGAATCTTCGCGATCGTGATTTGGTGAACTGGCGTATGGTCGAGCATGCCGATGCCAAGGTTATTCTCGTAGCGGATATTGAGCGCGGCGGCGTGTTCGCGCAAATCGTGGGGACTCTGGAACTGTTGACCCCGAACGAACGGGCTCGGGTGCTGGGCGTCGTCATCAATAAGTTCCGTGGTGATCCCGCACTCTTTCATGACGGCATCAGTTTCTTGAGGGATCGTACCGGTGTGCCGATCTTGGGAGTCGTTCCGTATCTCTTCGAATGTCGGTTCGAACCGGAGGACGGTCTGCCCGCCGCTGCCGGGCGTCCGGTGGCGTTTACTCGAGACTCGGTCAACATCGGAGTACTCCTGTTGCCGTGGATGAGCAACGTGACGGATTTTCTTCCACTCGAGGCAGAGCCGGACGTGGCGCTCCGCTACATCCGCACTCCCCGCGAACTCGTCGGAGCCGACGTCGTCATTCTGCCGGGCACTAAAAACACGTTGTCCGATCTTGCGTATCTCAGGGAGCGGAGGTTCCCGGCTCCATTGGTGGCGCATGTCGACGGGGGCGGGGAGTTGGTCGGTGTGTGTGGCGGCTATCAAATGCTGGGAAACAGCTTGTCCGATCCGGAGGCGCTGGAGCATGGCGGACATTCCGCGGGCTTGGGATTTCTCGATGCCGATACGGTCTGGCAATCCCCCAAGATCTGTCGACAGGTTGCCGGCGAAATAATCGGCCTCGAGACACTCGGCGGCTATGCAATTTCCGGCTATCAGATTCACATGGGTCGAACCACGACGGGCGCCGGCGCCTGTGTGCGCATCATGTCGCAAGTGGCAAACTCCGGCGAGGTGGACGGCGCCTGTGTGACGTTGTTTTCGGAAGGAGCCGTCGGCCACGGGAGTCGTGTCTGGGGCACCACGGTGCACGGCCTCTTCGACGCGCCTCTCTTCCGGCGGGCGTGGCTCAATCGGATCCGTCTGCGCAAGGGCTTGCAGCTATTGGAGGCGGATACGTCTGTGGCGGTATCATCCGTCTTGGAGCGGACCGTCCATCGTTGGGCCGAACACCTCGAACGGTATGTCGATCTCACCGCAATTGAACGTGCGCTTTGCCTGGAGGTCATCCCATGA
- a CDS encoding TonB-dependent receptor, with product MYRVVVALWGIVVSAAGGYVTPVQAALEEEEPVKVEEVVVSATKTPTPVSHLTSSVEVISGEELSRKRMHTVFDGLRLAQGITAFQAGGPGNLATVQMRGTKSNHTMVLIDGVIVNSPTSGLFDFGGLTVDNIERIEILRGAQSMLYGSDAIGGVINIVTKRGDGRPTASAFAEFGSFATLREGVTTSGATGPFDFAIALTRWDTSAFSTVNYKRGATERDGFHNWQASAKMGVALPKDGRLEFALRWWNSDTDFDGFDGNSQPADIYGSKLTQQNMVLSGTYVQPLTAWWSQRLTLAQGMERIRSHSGPSGRNLTTGQFITPDPFCGFPADPSTCFFPFSSHINTVNHRLEWQHNFQIGKPLLITAGYQFREDIGENTQNFGSTPPQRILSSNAGFIEAQLNLWERFFATAGLRQDSYNIFGDATTYRATAGYLISETNTKLRGGYSTGFKAPTMNDLYFLADGFPVNNPNLKPERSQSLDVGVDQILWKGRITLSGIYFWNHFRDLIQFPLLGAPTLCPADTFGFCPLNIAQARSQGWEFSVKAQVTRTLEVRAQYTNTHTRDLTTGNRLPRWPIDQASVGLAYQPVEQARVYIDYRFVGARNNDIANTPAQKLGSFGVVNLAASYDVTKHWHVYTRVQNLFNENYEEIYGFGIPIRSIFAGVKYTY from the coding sequence ATGTATCGCGTTGTCGTGGCCCTGTGGGGCATTGTGGTGTCCGCTGCGGGAGGGTATGTCACGCCGGTTCAGGCCGCCTTGGAGGAGGAAGAACCAGTCAAGGTCGAAGAAGTGGTCGTCAGTGCCACCAAAACACCCACTCCGGTGAGTCACCTGACCAGCTCGGTTGAGGTTATCTCGGGCGAGGAATTGTCGCGCAAGAGAATGCACACCGTCTTCGACGGATTGCGCTTGGCGCAAGGGATCACCGCGTTTCAAGCCGGAGGCCCCGGCAATCTCGCCACCGTCCAGATGCGCGGGACGAAAAGCAACCATACGATGGTCCTGATCGATGGTGTCATTGTCAATAGTCCGACGTCCGGGTTGTTCGATTTCGGGGGGCTGACGGTGGACAATATCGAGCGCATCGAAATCCTGCGCGGGGCGCAGAGCATGTTGTACGGATCCGATGCCATCGGTGGCGTGATCAACATTGTGACCAAGCGGGGCGATGGCCGCCCGACGGCAAGCGCATTTGCGGAGTTCGGCTCATTTGCAACGCTTCGTGAGGGAGTGACCACGTCGGGGGCTACGGGACCGTTCGATTTCGCCATCGCTCTGACCCGATGGGACACCAGCGCCTTCTCGACCGTCAACTACAAGCGGGGCGCAACGGAGCGCGACGGATTTCACAACTGGCAGGCATCGGCGAAGATGGGGGTGGCGCTGCCGAAAGATGGGCGTCTCGAGTTCGCGTTGCGATGGTGGAATTCGGACACGGACTTCGATGGTTTCGATGGGAACAGCCAACCTGCGGATATTTACGGAAGCAAACTGACGCAGCAAAATATGGTGCTGAGCGGGACGTACGTGCAGCCCTTGACGGCGTGGTGGTCACAGCGACTGACGCTGGCGCAAGGAATGGAACGCATTCGCTCACATAGCGGACCGTCCGGCCGCAATTTGACGACCGGGCAGTTCATCACGCCGGACCCCTTCTGTGGTTTCCCAGCCGACCCCAGTACATGCTTTTTCCCGTTTTCGAGCCACATCAATACGGTGAATCACCGTCTGGAATGGCAGCACAATTTTCAGATCGGCAAACCGTTGTTGATCACAGCTGGGTACCAATTCCGAGAGGATATCGGCGAGAACACCCAGAACTTTGGGTCAACCCCCCCCCAGCGCATTCTGTCGTCCAACGCCGGGTTCATCGAGGCGCAGCTGAACCTTTGGGAGCGGTTCTTTGCCACGGCCGGCTTGCGGCAGGACAGCTACAACATCTTTGGTGATGCGACGACCTACCGGGCCACGGCGGGATATCTGATATCGGAGACAAATACCAAACTGCGCGGCGGTTATTCGACGGGATTCAAAGCCCCCACGATGAACGACCTGTACTTCCTGGCTGACGGGTTCCCGGTGAACAATCCCAACCTGAAGCCCGAGCGAAGTCAGAGTCTCGATGTCGGAGTGGACCAGATTCTCTGGAAGGGGCGAATCACCCTGAGCGGGATCTATTTTTGGAATCACTTCCGCGATCTCATCCAGTTTCCCTTACTGGGCGCGCCCACTTTGTGTCCTGCGGATACATTCGGATTCTGTCCTTTAAATATCGCGCAGGCGCGGAGCCAGGGGTGGGAATTTTCCGTCAAGGCACAGGTAACCCGGACGCTTGAGGTCAGGGCGCAATATACCAATACGCATACGCGCGATCTGACCACCGGCAACCGTTTACCGCGATGGCCAATCGACCAGGCCTCGGTGGGGCTCGCCTATCAACCTGTGGAACAGGCCCGTGTTTACATCGACTACCGCTTCGTGGGCGCCCGGAACAACGATATTGCCAACACCCCGGCCCAAAAACTCGGATCGTTCGGTGTCGTGAACCTGGCCGCAAGTTACGACGTGACAAAACACTGGCACGTGTACACGCGCGTTCAGAACCTGTTTAATGAGAACTACGAAGAAATCTACGGGTTTGGCATCCCGATCCGATCCATTTTTGCCGGTGTCAAATACACTTACTGA
- the cheW gene encoding chemotaxis protein CheW, which yields MSHIEVPVIPAHMPSAQLAGATLRVCLVTIGTELFAIDLRYVREVFPVEHTTPVPKMPAVIVGVANLRGTIMPLVDVRSALGLGGTVSDEQFAVVIRHGAQQVGLIVDEVPEIRTVSRDEVLASPSQPDRAARPFISGILPVEGRMGGMVEVPALLARVEGG from the coding sequence ATGAGCCACATCGAGGTTCCTGTCATCCCCGCGCACATGCCGTCGGCCCAGTTGGCCGGGGCGACGTTGCGCGTATGCCTTGTGACCATTGGAACGGAGTTGTTCGCGATCGATTTGCGGTATGTGCGGGAGGTCTTTCCAGTGGAGCACACCACACCGGTTCCCAAGATGCCGGCGGTGATTGTGGGAGTCGCCAATCTTCGGGGCACGATCATGCCGCTCGTTGATGTGCGCTCGGCGCTGGGGCTTGGCGGTACAGTCAGCGACGAGCAATTCGCCGTGGTGATCAGGCATGGCGCGCAGCAAGTCGGTCTGATCGTGGACGAGGTGCCAGAAATTCGTACCGTGTCTCGGGACGAAGTTCTCGCCTCCCCGAGCCAGCCGGATCGCGCAGCACGTCCGTTCATCTCCGGCATTCTCCCGGTCGAAGGGCGTATGGGTGGCATGGTGGAAGTGCCCGCCCTTCTCGCACGCGTTGAAGGGGGGTGA
- a CDS encoding ABC transporter ATP-binding protein, with protein MSLAREPDAAYRLDGVGFRYHERSVFRGSQNESRWIFRDVSFSIHSGEILGVIGPNGSGKSTLVKLMAGLQTPEEGRIYLGDRLLAEVPPHDVARRVAAVFTEAPIGFPFTVSEIVLMGRYPHQRAGRFGFGWAWDTRADWDVAVRAMQDMDVAHLADHPIDRVSSGERQRAYLARALAQQTRMIVLDEPTTHLDAHHLAGLAARLRYLNRSCGLGIVLVTHDLNLAALLCTRVLLLAAGQVVAIGPPEQVLAEDILESVYGKALAVERRSGADPPRVVLRIPTD; from the coding sequence ATGAGTTTGGCGCGGGAGCCGGATGCGGCGTACCGTCTGGACGGTGTCGGTTTTCGATACCATGAACGGTCGGTCTTTCGAGGCAGTCAGAACGAATCGAGGTGGATCTTCCGCGACGTTTCGTTTTCTATTCACTCCGGTGAAATACTCGGTGTGATCGGTCCGAACGGATCCGGCAAGTCCACGCTGGTCAAGCTGATGGCGGGATTGCAGACGCCTGAGGAGGGGAGGATCTATCTCGGCGATCGTTTGCTTGCCGAGGTCCCTCCGCACGACGTCGCACGGCGCGTCGCCGCGGTGTTCACGGAGGCGCCGATTGGATTTCCATTTACTGTCTCGGAAATCGTGCTCATGGGGAGGTACCCACATCAACGAGCGGGTCGGTTTGGTTTTGGATGGGCGTGGGACACGCGCGCGGATTGGGATGTTGCCGTGAGGGCAATGCAGGACATGGACGTGGCCCATTTAGCGGATCATCCGATCGATCGGGTGTCAAGCGGCGAGCGTCAGCGCGCCTATCTTGCGCGGGCTCTTGCGCAGCAGACGCGCATGATCGTTTTGGACGAACCCACGACGCACTTGGACGCCCACCATCTTGCCGGGTTGGCCGCCCGGCTCCGCTATTTGAATCGGTCCTGCGGTCTCGGCATTGTGTTGGTCACACACGATCTGAATCTGGCCGCACTCCTCTGTACACGGGTGCTTCTCCTTGCGGCCGGGCAGGTTGTGGCAATCGGGCCACCCGAACAGGTATTGGCGGAGGACATCCTGGAATCAGTCTATGGGAAGGCGCTTGCGGTCGAACGGCGGTCCGGCGCCGATCCGCCGCGTGTGGTGCTCCGAATACCCACGGACTAA
- a CDS encoding ATP--cob(I)alamin adenosyltransferase, with the protein MTARRRSDPPPRPRRLRITKVYTRTGDKGRTRLAGGQSVWKDSPRVEAYGTVDELNAQLGLTVALLQADTPRTSAHRVLVTELGWIQNKLFDLGGILATAPGQIFPNMPRVIASDVARLERQMDTCQRDLKPLEEFILPGGGVASSALHVARTVCRRAERACVRLGRVEAIDPALVVFLNRLSDSLFVYARYLARHAGEPERVWTRNPT; encoded by the coding sequence ATGACAGCACGTCGCCGTTCCGATCCCCCACCACGACCACGGCGGTTGCGCATTACCAAGGTGTATACACGCACCGGGGACAAGGGCCGAACGCGGCTGGCAGGCGGTCAATCGGTGTGGAAAGACAGTCCCCGCGTCGAAGCGTACGGCACGGTCGATGAACTGAACGCGCAGCTGGGACTGACGGTGGCCCTTCTGCAGGCCGATACGCCCCGTACGTCTGCTCATCGGGTCTTAGTGACCGAGCTCGGGTGGATACAAAACAAGCTCTTCGACCTCGGAGGGATCCTGGCGACGGCGCCGGGTCAGATCTTTCCGAATATGCCACGTGTCATCGCGTCCGACGTCGCGAGACTGGAAAGGCAAATGGATACCTGCCAGCGGGACTTGAAGCCGCTCGAGGAATTCATCCTGCCGGGAGGAGGCGTCGCTAGCAGTGCCTTACACGTTGCACGGACCGTTTGTCGCCGTGCTGAACGGGCATGCGTGCGACTCGGACGGGTCGAAGCGATCGACCCGGCTCTTGTCGTGTTTCTCAACCGCCTCAGCGATAGCTTGTTTGTGTACGCCCGCTATCTTGCCCGTCATGCGGGCGAGCCGGAGCGTGTCTGGACACGGAATCCCACATAG
- a CDS encoding heme ABC transporter permease: MVDTDTFIVVHLRVPRLILALCVGGILSLVGACLQGLLRNPLADPYVLGISSGATLGATLALTVGGVSAVLGGLGVTLCALGGGLAVMIVLYRLSSSDGRLPLPTVLLLGVVINAILSAMAMFVTSILSPEHLARVLSWLMGSLAAIDSWRLVLTAASLLVGMGIAMHHARHLNGLLVGDETAQAIGIPVERVKRTLFLTCATLTGVAVAVSGMVGFVGMVVPHAVRLLIGSDHRLLLPAVVLAGGGFLMCADTMARTMLAPSELPVGVVTALLGGPLFVHILLTHRHRETIGARP, from the coding sequence ATGGTCGATACCGACACGTTCATTGTCGTGCATCTCCGCGTGCCGCGGCTCATCCTTGCACTGTGCGTCGGTGGAATTCTGAGCCTCGTCGGAGCCTGCCTCCAAGGATTGCTGCGCAACCCCCTCGCTGATCCCTACGTTCTTGGTATTTCCAGTGGGGCGACGTTGGGGGCGACGCTCGCCTTGACTGTAGGCGGGGTGTCCGCTGTGCTGGGAGGGCTCGGTGTCACGCTGTGCGCGTTGGGAGGGGGGCTTGCGGTCATGATTGTCCTCTATCGCCTTTCGTCCTCAGATGGGCGGTTGCCTCTGCCAACCGTGCTGCTCCTGGGTGTCGTCATCAATGCGATCCTCTCGGCGATGGCCATGTTTGTCACCTCCATTCTTTCTCCGGAGCATTTGGCGCGTGTCTTGTCCTGGTTAATGGGAAGTCTTGCCGCCATAGACTCATGGCGGCTGGTTTTGACCGCGGCGTCCTTGCTGGTCGGCATGGGAATCGCGATGCACCATGCGCGCCATTTGAACGGGCTATTGGTCGGAGACGAGACCGCTCAGGCGATCGGCATTCCGGTCGAGCGTGTCAAGCGTACGCTCTTTCTCACGTGTGCCACGCTCACGGGCGTGGCCGTGGCCGTCAGCGGGATGGTTGGATTCGTCGGCATGGTTGTCCCGCACGCGGTGCGCCTCCTTATCGGCTCGGACCATCGACTGCTCCTGCCGGCAGTCGTGCTGGCCGGCGGTGGATTTCTCATGTGCGCGGATACGATGGCCCGAACGATGCTGGCTCCTTCTGAGCTTCCCGTCGGTGTGGTGACCGCGCTTCTTGGAGGGCCGCTCTTCGTTCACATTCTGCTCACGCATCGTCACCGTGAAACCATTGGAGCGCGGCCATGA
- a CDS encoding ABC transporter substrate-binding protein, which yields MTTRRQPGILTGMPFMANLAARTFVDDMGRKLFLSQAPRRIVSLAPSVTEMLYAIGAGNQVVAVTGLCDFPLEVSSKPKVGQLSANLETLVALQPDLVIAPHGFLSAEVLEQFERLKLPLLLLRAQSVDDIFRHITTLGRLLNQSKMANELAAELRARLKRIKANTQGRPSPRVLYVLNMEPLITVGPGTFIQHVIEMAGGSNIARDAVTEYPRLSMETVLARNPDVLVFPTGETEGIPESDRLAWRRWPTLSAVQSGRFIDIPSVLLDRPGPRLLDGLERLARALHPDAFPEATLSGQP from the coding sequence ATGACGACACGCCGCCAACCCGGAATCCTGACGGGGATGCCATTCATGGCCAACTTGGCCGCGCGGACGTTTGTGGACGACATGGGACGGAAGCTCTTTCTGTCTCAGGCTCCTCGCCGAATCGTATCGCTGGCACCCAGCGTCACGGAGATGCTGTACGCCATCGGGGCAGGTAATCAGGTCGTTGCGGTCACGGGCCTCTGCGATTTCCCTCTGGAAGTTTCGTCCAAACCGAAGGTCGGACAGCTTTCGGCCAATCTCGAGACCTTGGTCGCGTTACAGCCCGATCTCGTCATCGCGCCGCATGGATTCCTCAGCGCGGAGGTCCTTGAACAGTTTGAGCGTTTGAAGCTGCCACTCCTCCTCCTTCGAGCTCAAAGCGTCGATGATATCTTTCGGCATATCACCACCCTCGGCCGCCTCTTAAATCAATCCAAAATGGCCAATGAACTGGCCGCGGAGCTTCGCGCGCGGCTCAAACGGATCAAGGCCAACACCCAAGGACGACCGAGCCCTCGGGTGCTCTATGTGCTCAATATGGAGCCACTGATCACGGTTGGCCCGGGGACCTTCATCCAACACGTCATCGAAATGGCCGGTGGTTCCAACATTGCGCGTGATGCCGTCACGGAATACCCTCGACTCTCCATGGAAACCGTGTTGGCCAGGAACCCCGACGTGCTGGTATTTCCAACAGGAGAGACCGAAGGCATTCCCGAGAGTGATCGGCTTGCATGGCGCCGGTGGCCCACGCTGAGTGCCGTCCAATCCGGCCGGTTCATTGATATTCCGAGCGTACTGCTGGATCGGCCCGGTCCACGCCTGTTGGACGGGCTCGAACGACTGGCTCGGGCACTGCACCCCGACGCGTTCCCCGAGGCGACCTTGTCTGGACAACCATGA
- a CDS encoding response regulator, which translates to MSKIVVVDDSFAEAQMIEGFLKSANHTVVTYSNTDKLEDKLVVEKPDLVIMDVVMPGRNGFQACRDLKNDDRVKGIPVILCTSKGNDSDKFWGEQQGANGYVVKPFKSEDLLTAVKRALH; encoded by the coding sequence ATGAGCAAGATTGTAGTGGTCGATGATTCGTTCGCCGAGGCGCAAATGATCGAAGGCTTTCTGAAGTCCGCCAATCATACGGTCGTGACCTACTCCAACACCGACAAACTGGAGGACAAGTTAGTGGTTGAGAAGCCCGATCTGGTCATCATGGATGTGGTGATGCCCGGCCGCAACGGCTTTCAGGCCTGTCGTGACCTCAAGAACGACGATCGTGTCAAAGGCATTCCCGTCATCCTGTGCACCTCGAAGGGGAACGACAGCGACAAATTCTGGGGCGAGCAACAGGGCGCCAACGGCTATGTCGTGAAGCCTTTCAAGTCCGAGGACCTCCTGACAGCGGTCAAGCGGGCCCTGCACTGA
- a CDS encoding histidine kinase produces MNARVVAAIACLCLTSGVPVFAASVYASEEAETSELLIKLVKLGRGIVSEHQELINDPSKANKGFTGDFLASQVAERFRSATKIDLGRAAGQPQGNVLLSLLEAEKEVVDDAQVVINKAGVGFKGFLPAVFARKTGEKFYKKTGIRIKLTGVDYRNPNNRPDEFEADVLKLFSDSRHPKGQQYAKATMLNGRPVYRLMDPEYASASCLYCHGAPRGERDITGMRKEGWKEGELAGALSIVYPMR; encoded by the coding sequence ATGAACGCTCGCGTTGTTGCGGCCATCGCATGCCTGTGTCTCACGAGCGGCGTACCGGTATTCGCCGCCTCCGTCTACGCCTCGGAGGAGGCCGAGACGAGCGAATTGCTCATCAAATTGGTCAAGCTGGGTCGTGGCATCGTTTCCGAGCATCAGGAATTGATCAACGATCCGTCCAAAGCCAACAAGGGATTTACCGGCGACTTCCTCGCCTCTCAGGTCGCCGAGCGATTCCGGAGCGCAACCAAAATCGATCTTGGCCGGGCAGCTGGTCAACCGCAAGGGAATGTGCTGCTCAGTCTCCTGGAGGCGGAAAAAGAAGTGGTGGATGACGCACAAGTCGTCATCAATAAGGCCGGGGTCGGCTTTAAAGGTTTCTTGCCGGCGGTATTTGCCCGAAAGACGGGTGAAAAGTTTTACAAGAAGACAGGAATTCGTATCAAGCTCACCGGTGTGGATTACCGGAACCCAAATAACCGGCCGGATGAATTCGAAGCCGACGTATTGAAATTGTTTTCGGATAGTCGTCATCCAAAAGGACAGCAGTATGCCAAGGCCACGATGCTGAACGGAAGGCCGGTCTATCGACTTATGGATCCCGAATATGCGAGCGCATCCTGCCTGTACTGCCACGGTGCGCCTCGCGGCGAGCGAGACATCACGGGGATGCGGAAGGAAGGGTGGAAAGAAGGCGAGTTGGCTGGCGCGCTCAGCATCGTCTACCCCATGCGGTAG